A single Brienomyrus brachyistius isolate T26 chromosome 11, BBRACH_0.4, whole genome shotgun sequence DNA region contains:
- the LOC125751823 gene encoding synemin-like isoform X2, with the protein MLQFRRTFENEKVQLQELNRRLSHYLSRVKHLEQENACLVKEISAVRNERTFEWEDQYLAELRELRRTVDLLAFEKSKAEVERERLRREFQTVQSLLFEESGMCRDIDGELKACKVQLQQAQAKNADLEDFMIQLENESRLLEEEHRREISHVQNNIYSRALSNVTQTYRAVPPITVEEVEQYALSMSDNCMEMFEVYRKRVEDLEESVRADEAKVEDLRREKNQYAADFEKLRSELEEQKRLQVHLEGQLRNTQDKCKGELEHYQMAVEDLEQERMILTSAITDKLKEHQDLMQVKMGLSLELAAYRALLEGEQRDAYLSAGQYSREAPRRIGSSIVRQDRRPPVNIGFETRCMEQGRSSRTSPGVSRFRSYEGPVATLGRASSRRDVMSCSKTPQVSTIAVRPVLQKYDLKTEIAEEVMVQKKDVSQHSANHQKFIKDFSPLPSPTSDKREIDLKEAHKTCVRVVSPPMMSLMTMSEKEGEEDAGDIKADKSEDRKEADYSVTLEQGKIDEEEEVDAPTIEEVMITTQGEFSDDSQIKEEKESKRVDSAEEKEEGGGSQKEEVTAITQDDFSDDSQINEEKESKRIDPAEEKEEEGGSQKEEVTAITQDDFSDDSQINEEKESKGIDPAEEKEEEGGSQKEEVTEITQNDFSDDSQINEEKESKRIDPAEEKEEEGGSQKEEVTAITQDDFSNDSEIKEEKESKRIDPAKEKEEEGGSQKEEVTEITQDDFSDDSQINEEKESKRIDPAEEKEEEGGSQKEEVTEITQDDFSNDSQINEEKESKRIDPAEEKEEEGGSQKEEVTEITQDDFSNDSEINEEKESKGIDPAEEKEEEGGSQKEEVTAIIQDDFSDDSEIKEEKESKRIDPAEGKTMATVSLEEIIEKVIKPAGLDAHLSSSPDSKITYHVEKTEAENGTTQIILESKIEEDLDVSDEALEELLNKEVKKVTLEDVKGTAAGSMIENLLSFGLAKGEDLEKLSVNVEIIEEPLEAHSKEDSKVTPTTVFFQSSSKFIQIEELENDPPPPEHYDSGVEELKTSVIAEEYGRVEVQEGLKDTDVTYYSQETEYYVSTPDDDPEEGPLSSSEHCEAVHGLSDETCHQKGPVISQEDSDSQESESKVTYMISELASSEDRDSLCVVEREVQVSPQMQEAMLDVLQEDSEDPKQQLRELLEELQGEVSGELKENVSLIPRNDEEGDGGLSVDIRKVQKDSDENSMTVVAEINVSQTLEGSELLQEQDKDTFEERERSVNVDGSPEEHDRVSRSEECSTPQIDVNNVKIGAPRPQADRSEEISQEGDMKTWQEYTAECAEIIQVLQSKEAPPQLKVNQEETIVYLESREEA; encoded by the exons ATGTTACAGTTCAGGAGAACGTTTGAGAATGAAAAAGTCCAGCTGCAGGAATTAAACCGCAGACTAAGTCACTACCTGTCCAGAGTGAAACATCTGGAGCAAGAAAACGCCTGCCTGGTAAAAGAAATAAGCGCAGTTAGAAATGAGAGAACTTTCGAGTGGGAAGACCAGTACCTGGCCGAACTGCGAGAACTTAGGAGAACGGTGGACCTGCTAGCTTTTGAGAAGTCTAAAGCTGAGGTGGAACGTGAGAGGCTGCGACGGGAGTTTCAGACGGTTCAGTCGCTGCTCTTCGAAGAGTCGGGAATGTGCCGTGACATCGATGGGGAGCTAAAAGCCTGCAAGGTGCAACTTCAGCAAGCGCAGGCGAAGAACGCCGACCTGGAGGACTTTATGATCCAGCTGGAAAACGAAAGCAGGCTTCTAGAAGAAGAGCACAGACGAGAAATTTCCCATGTCCAGAACAACATATACTCCAGAGCACTGTCCAATGTCACCCAGACGTACCGAGCTGTTCCGCCGATTACTGTGGAAGAGGTGGAGCAGTACGCGCTCAGCATGTCGGATAACTGCATGGAGATGTTCGAGGTGTACCGAAAAAGGGTGGAAGACCTGGAGGAGTCCGTCAGGGCGGACGAGGCTAAAGTGGAGGATTTGCGCAGAGAGAAGAACCAGTATGCCGCCGACTTTGAGAAGCTGCGGTCTGAGCTTGAAGAGCAAAAGAGGCTGCAGGTTCACCTTGAGGGGCAGCTGAGGAACACGCAGGACAAGTGCAAAGGGGAGCTCGAGCATTATCAG ATGGCTGTAGAGGATCTGGAGCAGGAACGGATGATTCTGACCAGCGCCATCACAGACAAGCTGAAGGAACATCAGGATCTCATGCAAGTCAAGATGGGCCTCAGCCTGGAGTTGGCAGCTTACAG GGCACTACTGGAAGGAGAGCAACGAGATGCATATCTCTCGGCAGGCCAGTATTCAAGAGAAGCACCAAGACGAATAG GCTCTTCCATAGTCAGACAAGACAGAAGACCACCTGTGAACATAGGTTTTGAAACCAGATGCATGGAACAAGGGAGATCTTCAAGAACTTCCCCCGGCGTCAGTCGTTTCAGATCCTATGAAGGCCCTGTTGCAACCCTGGGGAGAGCTTCAAGCAGAAGAGATGTCATGTCATGCAGTAAAACACCACAAGTATCCACAATCGCTGTAAGGCCAGTGTTACAGAAATATGATCTGAAAACTGAAATAGCGGAAGAAGTGATGGTGCAAAAGAAAGATGTCTCCCAGCACTCCGCGAATCATCAGAAGTTCATAAAGGATTTCAGTCCCCTTCCCTCACCAACATCAGATAAGAGGGAAATAGACCTGAAAGAGGCACATAAGACGTGTGTGAGAGTTGTGTCCCCTCCAATGATGAGTTTAATGACAATGTCAGAAAAAGAAGGTGAGGAGGATGCCGGAGACATTAAGGCTGATAAGAGTGAGGACAGAAAGGAAGCTGATTACAGTGTCACTCTGGAGCAAGGAAAGATTGACGAGGAGGAGGAAGTGGATGCTCCGACAATAGAGGAGGTCATGATAACGACCCAGGGTGAATTTTCAGATGACTCACAAattaaagaggagaaggagagtaAGAGGGTTGATTCAGctgaggagaaggaggaagggggaGGTTCTCAGAAGGAGGAGGTCACAGCAATAACCCAGGATGATTTTTCAGATGATTCACAAATTAATGAGGAGAAGGAGAGTAAAAGGATTGATCCAGctgaggagaaggaggaagagggaggttctCAGAAGGAggag GTCACAGCAATAACCCAGGATGATTTTTCAGATGACTCACAAATTAATGAGGAGAAGGAGAGTAAGGGGATTGATCCAGctgaggagaaggaggaagagggaggttctCAGAAGGAggaggtcacagaaataacccaGAATGATTTTTCAGATGATTCACAAATTAATGAGGAGAAGGAGAGTAAAAGGATTGATCCAGctgaggagaaggaggaagagggaggttctCAGAAGGAGGAGGTCACAGCAATAACCCAGGATGATTTTTCAAATGACTCAGAAattaaagaggagaaggagagtaAGAGGATTGATCCAGctaaggagaaggaggaagagggaggttctCAGAAGGAggaggtcacagaaataacccaggatgattTTTCAGATGATTCACAAATTAATGAGGAGAAGGAGAGTAAGAGGATTGATCCAGctgaggagaaggaggaagagggaggttctCAGAAGGAggaggtcacagaaataacccaggatgattTTTCAAATGATTCACAAATTAATGAGGAGAAGGAGAGTAAGAGGATTGATCCAGctgaggagaaggaggaagagggaggttctCAGAAGGAggaggtcacagaaataacccaggatgattTTTCAAATGACTCAGAAATTAATGAGGAGAAGGAGAGTAAGGGGATTGATCCAGctgaggagaaggaggaagagggaggttctCAGAAGGAGGAGGTCACAGCAATAATCCAGGATGATTTTTCAGATGACTCAGAAattaaagaggagaaggagagtaAGAGGATTGATCCAGCTGAGGGGAAGACCATGGCAACAGTAAGCTTGGAGGAAATTATTGAAAAAGTTATAAAGCCTGCTGGTCTGGATGCACATCTTAGTTCATCACCAGACTCAAAGATCACCTATCATGTTGAGAAAACAGAAGCAGAGAATGGCACAACCCAAATAATACTAGAGTCAAAGATAGAGGAGGATCTGGATGTGTCTGATGAGGCTTTGGAAGAGCTCCTCAACAAAGAAGTTAAGAAAGTCACTCTAGAGGATGTCAAAGGAACTGCTGCTGGAAGTATGATTGAAAACTTGCTTTCTTTTGGGCTAGCAAAAGGCGAAGACTTGGAAAAGCTGTCAGTAAATGTTGAAATAATCGAGGAGCCACTGGAAGCACACAGCAAGGAGGACAGCAAGGTCACTCCAACGACAGTGTTCTTTCAGTCTTCTTCAAAATTTATCCAAATTGAAGAGTTAGAGAATGACCCTCCACCGCCTGAACATTATGACAGTGGTGTTGAAGAATTAAAGACTTCAGTGATAGCTGAAGAATACGGACGAGTGGAAGTGCAAGAGGGTTTGAAAGATACAGACGTCACATATTACAGTCAAGAAACTGAATATTACGTGTCCACACCGGATGATGATCCTGAGGAAGGCCCTTTATCGTCTTCTGAACACTGTGAAGCAGTTCATGGCTTGTCAGATGAAACATGCCATCAAAAAGGACCTGTAATCAGCCAAGAGGATTCTGATAGTCAAGAATCAGAATCCAAAGTAACATATATGATCAGTGAACTTGCCAGCAGTGAGGACAGAGATTCACTGTGTGTTGTAGAAAGAGAAGTTCAAGTCTCTCCCCAAATGCAAGAGGCTATGCtagatgttctgcaagaagaCTCAGAGGACCCAAAGCAACAGCTGAGGGAACTTTTGGAAGAGCTCCAAGGAGAAGTGAGTGGGGAATTAAAGGAAAATGTATCTCTTATCCCAAGAAATGATGAAGAAGGTGATGGCGGTCTGTCTGTAGACATCAGAAAAGTACAGAAGGATTCGGATGAGAATTCAATGACCGTTGTAGCAGAGATCAATGTTTCACAGACTCTAGAAGGTTCTGAACTGTTGCAGGAGCAGGACAAAGATACGTTTGAAGAGAGAGAACGGTCAGTGAATGTAGACGGCAGTCCAGAGGAACATGACAGGGTTAGTCGTTCTGAGGAATGCAGTACTCCTCAGATTGATGTCAACAATGTTAAGATTGGGGCTCCTCGTCCACAAGCTGATAGAAGTGAGGAGATCAGTCAGGAGGGGGACATGAAGACATGGCAGGAGTACACCGCAGAGTGTGCCGAAATCATCCAGGTGCTACAAAGCAAAGAAGCTCCACCCCAGTTAAAAGTGAATCAAGAGGAAACAATCGTCTACCTGGAAAGCCGTGAAGAAGCATAA
- the LOC125751823 gene encoding neurofilament medium polypeptide-like isoform X5, whose amino-acid sequence MLQFRRTFENEKVQLQELNRRLSHYLSRVKHLEQENACLVKEISAVRNERTFEWEDQYLAELRELRRTVDLLAFEKSKAEVERERLRREFQTVQSLLFEESGMCRDIDGELKACKVQLQQAQAKNADLEDFMIQLENESRLLEEEHRREISHVQNNIYSRALSNVTQTYRAVPPITVEEVEQYALSMSDNCMEMFEVYRKRVEDLEESVRADEAKVEDLRREKNQYAADFEKLRSELEEQKRLQVHLEGQLRNTQDKCKGELEHYQMAVEDLEQERMILTSAITDKLKEHQDLMQVKMGLSLELAAYRALLEGEQRDAYLSAGQYSREAPRRIGSSIVRQDRRPPVNIGFETRCMEQGRSSRTSPGVSRFRSYEGPVATLGRASSRRDVMSCSKTPQVSTIAVRPVLQKYDLKTEIAEEVMVQKKDVSQHSANHQKFIKDFSPLPSPTSDKREIDLKEAHKTCVRVVSPPMMSLMTMSEKEGEEDAGDIKADKSEDRKEADYSVTLEQGKIDEEEEVDAPTIEEVMITTQGEFSDDSQIKEEKESKRVDSAEEKEEGGGSQKEEVTAITQDDFSDDSQINEEKESKRIDPAEEKEEEGGSQKEEVTEITQDDFSDDSQINEEQESKRIDPAEKEEEGGSQKKEVTEITQNDFSDDSQINEEKESKRIDPAEEKEEEGGSQKEEVTAITQDDFSNDSEIKEEKESKRIDPAKEKEEEGGSQKEEVTEITQDDFSDDSQINEEKESKRIDPAEEKEEEGGSQKEEVTEITQDDFSNDSQINEEKESKRIDPAEEKEEEGGSQKEEVTEITQDDFSNDSEINEEKESKGIDPAEEKEEEGGSQKEEVTAIIQDDFSDDSEIKEEKESKRIDPAEGKTMATVSLEEIIEKVIKPAGLDAHLSSSPDSKITYHVEKTEAENGTTQIILESKIEEDLDVSDEALEELLNKEVKKVTLEDVKGTAAGSMIENLLSFGLAKGEDLEKLSVNVEIIEEPLEAHSKEDSKVTPTTVFFQSSSKFIQIEELENDPPPPEHYDSGVEELKTSVIAEEYGRVEVQEGLKDTDVTYYSQETEYYVSTPDDDPEEGPLSSSEHCEAVHGLSDETCHQKGPVISQEDSDSQESESKVTYMISELASSEDRDSLCVVEREVQVSPQMQEAMLDVLQEDSEDPKQQLRELLEELQGEVSGELKENVSLIPRNDEEGDGGLSVDIRKVQKDSDENSMTVVAEINVSQTLEGSELLQEQDKDTFEERERSVNVDGSPEEHDRVSRSEECSTPQIDVNNVKIGAPRPQADRSEEISQEGDMKTWQEYTAECAEIIQVLQSKEAPPQLKVNQEETIVYLESREEA is encoded by the exons ATGTTACAGTTCAGGAGAACGTTTGAGAATGAAAAAGTCCAGCTGCAGGAATTAAACCGCAGACTAAGTCACTACCTGTCCAGAGTGAAACATCTGGAGCAAGAAAACGCCTGCCTGGTAAAAGAAATAAGCGCAGTTAGAAATGAGAGAACTTTCGAGTGGGAAGACCAGTACCTGGCCGAACTGCGAGAACTTAGGAGAACGGTGGACCTGCTAGCTTTTGAGAAGTCTAAAGCTGAGGTGGAACGTGAGAGGCTGCGACGGGAGTTTCAGACGGTTCAGTCGCTGCTCTTCGAAGAGTCGGGAATGTGCCGTGACATCGATGGGGAGCTAAAAGCCTGCAAGGTGCAACTTCAGCAAGCGCAGGCGAAGAACGCCGACCTGGAGGACTTTATGATCCAGCTGGAAAACGAAAGCAGGCTTCTAGAAGAAGAGCACAGACGAGAAATTTCCCATGTCCAGAACAACATATACTCCAGAGCACTGTCCAATGTCACCCAGACGTACCGAGCTGTTCCGCCGATTACTGTGGAAGAGGTGGAGCAGTACGCGCTCAGCATGTCGGATAACTGCATGGAGATGTTCGAGGTGTACCGAAAAAGGGTGGAAGACCTGGAGGAGTCCGTCAGGGCGGACGAGGCTAAAGTGGAGGATTTGCGCAGAGAGAAGAACCAGTATGCCGCCGACTTTGAGAAGCTGCGGTCTGAGCTTGAAGAGCAAAAGAGGCTGCAGGTTCACCTTGAGGGGCAGCTGAGGAACACGCAGGACAAGTGCAAAGGGGAGCTCGAGCATTATCAG ATGGCTGTAGAGGATCTGGAGCAGGAACGGATGATTCTGACCAGCGCCATCACAGACAAGCTGAAGGAACATCAGGATCTCATGCAAGTCAAGATGGGCCTCAGCCTGGAGTTGGCAGCTTACAG GGCACTACTGGAAGGAGAGCAACGAGATGCATATCTCTCGGCAGGCCAGTATTCAAGAGAAGCACCAAGACGAATAG GCTCTTCCATAGTCAGACAAGACAGAAGACCACCTGTGAACATAGGTTTTGAAACCAGATGCATGGAACAAGGGAGATCTTCAAGAACTTCCCCCGGCGTCAGTCGTTTCAGATCCTATGAAGGCCCTGTTGCAACCCTGGGGAGAGCTTCAAGCAGAAGAGATGTCATGTCATGCAGTAAAACACCACAAGTATCCACAATCGCTGTAAGGCCAGTGTTACAGAAATATGATCTGAAAACTGAAATAGCGGAAGAAGTGATGGTGCAAAAGAAAGATGTCTCCCAGCACTCCGCGAATCATCAGAAGTTCATAAAGGATTTCAGTCCCCTTCCCTCACCAACATCAGATAAGAGGGAAATAGACCTGAAAGAGGCACATAAGACGTGTGTGAGAGTTGTGTCCCCTCCAATGATGAGTTTAATGACAATGTCAGAAAAAGAAGGTGAGGAGGATGCCGGAGACATTAAGGCTGATAAGAGTGAGGACAGAAAGGAAGCTGATTACAGTGTCACTCTGGAGCAAGGAAAGATTGACGAGGAGGAGGAAGTGGATGCTCCGACAATAGAGGAGGTCATGATAACGACCCAGGGTGAATTTTCAGATGACTCACAAattaaagaggagaaggagagtaAGAGGGTTGATTCAGctgaggagaaggaggaagggggaGGTTCTCAGAAGGAGGAGGTCACAGCAATAACCCAGGATGATTTTTCAGATGATTCACAAATTAATGAGGAGAAGGAGAGTAAAAGGATTGATCCAGctgaggagaaggaggaagagggaggttctCAGAAGGAggaggtcacagaaataacccaggatgattTTTCAGATGATTCACAAATTAATGAGGAGCAGGAAAGTAAAAGGATTGATCCAGCTgagaaggaggaagagggaggttctCAGAAGAAGGAG gtcacagaaataacccaGAATGATTTTTCAGATGATTCACAAATTAATGAGGAGAAGGAGAGTAAAAGGATTGATCCAGctgaggagaaggaggaagagggaggttctCAGAAGGAGGAGGTCACAGCAATAACCCAGGATGATTTTTCAAATGACTCAGAAattaaagaggagaaggagagtaAGAGGATTGATCCAGctaaggagaaggaggaagagggaggttctCAGAAGGAggaggtcacagaaataacccaggatgattTTTCAGATGATTCACAAATTAATGAGGAGAAGGAGAGTAAGAGGATTGATCCAGctgaggagaaggaggaagagggaggttctCAGAAGGAggaggtcacagaaataacccaggatgattTTTCAAATGATTCACAAATTAATGAGGAGAAGGAGAGTAAGAGGATTGATCCAGctgaggagaaggaggaagagggaggttctCAGAAGGAggaggtcacagaaataacccaggatgattTTTCAAATGACTCAGAAATTAATGAGGAGAAGGAGAGTAAGGGGATTGATCCAGctgaggagaaggaggaagagggaggttctCAGAAGGAGGAGGTCACAGCAATAATCCAGGATGATTTTTCAGATGACTCAGAAattaaagaggagaaggagagtaAGAGGATTGATCCAGCTGAGGGGAAGACCATGGCAACAGTAAGCTTGGAGGAAATTATTGAAAAAGTTATAAAGCCTGCTGGTCTGGATGCACATCTTAGTTCATCACCAGACTCAAAGATCACCTATCATGTTGAGAAAACAGAAGCAGAGAATGGCACAACCCAAATAATACTAGAGTCAAAGATAGAGGAGGATCTGGATGTGTCTGATGAGGCTTTGGAAGAGCTCCTCAACAAAGAAGTTAAGAAAGTCACTCTAGAGGATGTCAAAGGAACTGCTGCTGGAAGTATGATTGAAAACTTGCTTTCTTTTGGGCTAGCAAAAGGCGAAGACTTGGAAAAGCTGTCAGTAAATGTTGAAATAATCGAGGAGCCACTGGAAGCACACAGCAAGGAGGACAGCAAGGTCACTCCAACGACAGTGTTCTTTCAGTCTTCTTCAAAATTTATCCAAATTGAAGAGTTAGAGAATGACCCTCCACCGCCTGAACATTATGACAGTGGTGTTGAAGAATTAAAGACTTCAGTGATAGCTGAAGAATACGGACGAGTGGAAGTGCAAGAGGGTTTGAAAGATACAGACGTCACATATTACAGTCAAGAAACTGAATATTACGTGTCCACACCGGATGATGATCCTGAGGAAGGCCCTTTATCGTCTTCTGAACACTGTGAAGCAGTTCATGGCTTGTCAGATGAAACATGCCATCAAAAAGGACCTGTAATCAGCCAAGAGGATTCTGATAGTCAAGAATCAGAATCCAAAGTAACATATATGATCAGTGAACTTGCCAGCAGTGAGGACAGAGATTCACTGTGTGTTGTAGAAAGAGAAGTTCAAGTCTCTCCCCAAATGCAAGAGGCTATGCtagatgttctgcaagaagaCTCAGAGGACCCAAAGCAACAGCTGAGGGAACTTTTGGAAGAGCTCCAAGGAGAAGTGAGTGGGGAATTAAAGGAAAATGTATCTCTTATCCCAAGAAATGATGAAGAAGGTGATGGCGGTCTGTCTGTAGACATCAGAAAAGTACAGAAGGATTCGGATGAGAATTCAATGACCGTTGTAGCAGAGATCAATGTTTCACAGACTCTAGAAGGTTCTGAACTGTTGCAGGAGCAGGACAAAGATACGTTTGAAGAGAGAGAACGGTCAGTGAATGTAGACGGCAGTCCAGAGGAACATGACAGGGTTAGTCGTTCTGAGGAATGCAGTACTCCTCAGATTGATGTCAACAATGTTAAGATTGGGGCTCCTCGTCCACAAGCTGATAGAAGTGAGGAGATCAGTCAGGAGGGGGACATGAAGACATGGCAGGAGTACACCGCAGAGTGTGCCGAAATCATCCAGGTGCTACAAAGCAAAGAAGCTCCACCCCAGTTAAAAGTGAATCAAGAGGAAACAATCGTCTACCTGGAAAGCCGTGAAGAAGCATAA